The following proteins come from a genomic window of Canis lupus dingo isolate Sandy chromosome 20, ASM325472v2, whole genome shotgun sequence:
- the LSM3 gene encoding U6 snRNA-associated Sm-like protein LSm3, whose amino-acid sequence MADDVDQQQTTNTVEEPLDLIRLSLDERIYVKMRNDRELRGRLHAYDQHLNMILGDVEETVTTIEIDEETYEEIYKSTKRNIPMLFVRGDGVVLVAPPLRVG is encoded by the exons ATGGCGGACGACGTGGACCAG CAACAAACTACCAACACCGTAGAAGAGCCCCTGGATCTCATCAGGCTCAGCCTGGATGAGCGAATTTatgtgaaaatgagaaatgacCGAGAGCTTCGAGGCAGATTACAT GCATATGATCAGCATTTAAATATGATATTGGGAGATGTGGAAGAAACTGTGACTACTATAGAAATTGATGAAGAAACATATGAAGAGATATATAAA TCAACAAAACGGAATATTCCGATGCTTTTTGTCCGGGGAGATGGTGTTGTACTAGTTGCTCCTCCATTAAGAGTTGGCTGA